TCCCGAAGCGACCAATTCGGTCTCAACTTCCGGTTCGCCGAACTCGTCCGCATAAGTCGCTCCTCTGGCGAACACATCCCTGCCCAGCAGGCTCATCTCTCCCATTCTCACGGCAACATCGCGAAACCTTTCATAAACAATCAGGCGGCGCGCCAGTTCCATGCGCGGGTCAACCCCTTCCTCCTCTTCCTCCTCTTCGGGGCGGGGAAGAAGCATTCTGGATTTAATCAGCCCCAGTTCGGCAAGAAAGGGAAGATACCGCGCGACCACATCAAGGCTACGGTCTTCCATCAGTTCAAGCCGCCGGTGATACTGGTCTGAAATTTCCGCTATGGGTATGTCGTATATGTCCACCTCTCTTTTCTTCACAAGGGAGAGGAGCAGTTCCAAGGGGCCTTCAAACTCGTCTATGTCAACGGTGTAGAAACGTTCTTCAGGCGGGGGCGCAAGTGTCTGTTGTTTAGTCATTCAATCCACAACGGGGTTAAGAGTTTCAAACTTGCGGGGGAATGTCAAGGGCGGGGAAGCAAGGAATAACAGGCAACCCATTCAAAAAATCCCCATCCCCGTGAACAAGCGAAACATCCAATCCACCGGCCCCCACAAAACCCTCATCGCCCCTTCCCTTGCAAATATAAAAATCCCGAACAGCACAAGCATCCCGACCTTCTCAAACCGCGCGTAAAACTCCGCAATCCCGTCCGGCAATATGCCGTAAAGTATCCGCGAGCCGTCAAGCGGCGGTATGGGAATCAGATTGAAAACTGCAAGCGCAATACTGTAAAAAACAAGCAAAACCAGTATCGCCCGCACAAGTTCGCCCGTCTGAGTCATAAGCAGTCCGCCCTCCATCGCAGCCCTGATAACAAAACCGCCGATGATTGCCGTCAGCAGGTTTGAAAGCGGCCCCGCAGCGGCTATCACTATCATATCCTTCTTGGGATTTCTCAAGTTATACGGATTGACCGGCACGGGCTTTGCCCACCCGAAACCGGCGATAAAAAACAGCGCCGTTCCAAGAAAGTCCAAATGCGCGAGAGGGTTCAAAGTCAAACGCCCCAACCTTCTGGCAGTGTCATCGCCAAGGGCGTCCGCCGCAAGCGCATGGCTGAACTCATGCACGGTCAGCACAAACAGAATGACAACGGCGGTAATCGCAATCTGATAAGGGTCAAATGAAAACACCGCTACGCCCTCGGATGAAACCTGTTGTGAAGTTCCTTCAACTCTTCCATGCCGACTGAAGTGTATATCTGCGTAACCGATATGTCAGAATGTCCGAGTAGCATCTGTATGGTTCTGAGGTCCGCGCCCCGGTTGAGCAGGTGTGTGGCAAACGAGTGCCGCATAGTGTGCGGGCTGATGTTCTGATTCACACCGGCGGCGAGGGCGTAAAACTTTATCATCTTCCAAAGCCGCTGGCGTGTAAGACGCGTTCCCCTCCGGGAAACAAACAGATACGGAGACTCCCTTCCCTTGAGCAGGGTTTCCCGCGCCCCGGACACATACAGGCCTATCTTT
This sequence is a window from Candidatus Dadabacteria bacterium. Protein-coding genes within it:
- a CDS encoding segregation/condensation protein A, producing the protein MTKQQTLAPPPEERFYTVDIDEFEGPLELLLSLVKKREVDIYDIPIAEISDQYHRRLELMEDRSLDVVARYLPFLAELGLIKSRMLLPRPEEEEEEEGVDPRMELARRLIVYERFRDVAVRMGEMSLLGRDVFARGATYADEFGEPEVETELVASGIWPLVVALCGMRARVNAGDTEDIELHIDPVTVEQRVAEIRAALKQKGSVEDFSMLFDEKPSRSQVAVSFMAILELARNRVIELIQKRPFSSIKLFYVEGRENGKDPDKENS
- a CDS encoding site-2 protease family protein encodes the protein MFSFDPYQIAITAVVILFVLTVHEFSHALAADALGDDTARRLGRLTLNPLAHLDFLGTALFFIAGFGWAKPVPVNPYNLRNPKKDMIVIAAAGPLSNLLTAIIGGFVIRAAMEGGLLMTQTGELVRAILVLLVFYSIALAVFNLIPIPPLDGSRILYGILPDGIAEFYARFEKVGMLVLFGIFIFAREGAMRVLWGPVDWMFRLFTGMGIF